The following are encoded in a window of Staphylococcus piscifermentans genomic DNA:
- the rplW gene encoding 50S ribosomal protein L23 yields the protein MEARDVLKRPVITEKSSEAMAEDKYTFDVDTRANKTQVKIAVEEIFDVKVDKVNIINYKPKKKRMGRYQGYTNKRRKAVVTLKEGSIDLFN from the coding sequence ATGGAAGCAAGAGACGTTCTTAAGCGCCCCGTAATCACAGAAAAATCTTCAGAAGCAATGGCTGAAGACAAATACACTTTTGATGTAGATACACGTGCGAACAAAACTCAAGTTAAAATTGCAGTTGAAGAAATTTTCGATGTTAAAGTAGACAAAGTAAATATCATCAACTACAAACCTAAGAAAAAACGTATGGGCCGTTACCAAGGCTATACAAACAAAAGACGTAAAGCAGTAGTTACACTTAAAGAAGGATCAATCGATCTATTCAACTAA
- the rpmC gene encoding 50S ribosomal protein L29 — protein MKAKEIRDLTTSEIEEQIKSSKEELFNLRFQLATGQLEETARIRTVRKTIARLKTVAREREIEQNKANQ, from the coding sequence ATGAAAGCTAAGGAAATTAGAGACTTAACCACTTCAGAAATCGAAGAACAAATCAAATCTTCAAAAGAAGAACTTTTTAACCTACGCTTTCAATTAGCTACAGGACAATTAGAGGAAACTGCACGTATTCGTACAGTTAGAAAAACGATTGCACGTCTAAAAACTGTTGCTCGTGAAAGAGAAATTGAACAAAACAAGGCTAATCAATAA
- the rpsS gene encoding 30S ribosomal protein S19 produces MARSIKKGPFVDNHLMKKVEAQEGNQKKTVIKTWSRRSTIFPNFIGITFAVYDGRKHVPVYVTEDMVGHKLGEFAPTRTFKGHAVDDKKTRR; encoded by the coding sequence ATGGCTCGTAGTATTAAAAAAGGACCTTTCGTCGACAACCATTTAATGAAAAAAGTCGAAGCTCAGGAAGGTAATCAGAAAAAAACAGTGATTAAAACTTGGTCACGTCGTTCAACTATTTTCCCTAATTTCATCGGTATCACTTTTGCAGTATACGATGGACGTAAACATGTACCTGTTTATGTAACTGAAGATATGGTTGGTCACAAATTAGGTGAATTTGCTCCAACTCGTACATTTAAAGGACATGCGGTAGACGACAAAAAGACTAGAAGATAA
- the rpsJ gene encoding 30S ribosomal protein S10: MAKQKIRIRLKAYDHRVIDQSAEKIVETAKRSGADVSGPIPLPTEKSVYTIIRAVHKYKDSREQFEQRTHKRLIDIVNPTPKTVDALMGLNLPSGVDIEIKL; encoded by the coding sequence ATGGCAAAACAAAAAATCAGAATCAGATTAAAAGCTTATGACCACAGAGTAATTGATCAATCAGCAGAAAAAATTGTTGAAACTGCAAAACGTTCTGGTGCAGACGTTTCTGGACCAATTCCGTTACCAACTGAAAAATCAGTTTATACAATCATTCGTGCGGTTCATAAGTACAAAGATTCACGTGAACAATTCGAACAACGTACACATAAACGTTTAATCGACATTGTAAACCCTACACCAAAAACAGTTGATGCTCTTATGGGCTTAAACTTACCATCAGGTGTAGACATCGAAATCAAATTATAA
- the rplE gene encoding 50S ribosomal protein L5, translated as MSRLKEKFNSEVTENLMKEFNYSSVMEVPKIDKIVVNMGVGDAVQNSKVLDNAVEELQLITGQKPLITKAKKSVATFRLREGMPIGAKVTLRGDRMYEFLDKLIAVSLPRVRDFHGVSKKAFDGRGNYTLGIKEQLIFPEIDYDKVSKVRGMDIVIVTTANTDEEGRELLKQFGMPFQK; from the coding sequence TTGAGCCGTTTAAAAGAAAAATTCAACTCTGAAGTTACTGAGAACTTGATGAAAGAATTCAATTACAGTTCAGTAATGGAAGTACCAAAAATCGATAAAATCGTTGTGAATATGGGTGTAGGTGACGCAGTTCAAAACTCTAAAGTTTTAGATAACGCTGTAGAAGAGTTACAATTAATTACTGGTCAAAAACCATTAATCACAAAAGCTAAAAAATCAGTTGCGACATTCCGTCTACGTGAAGGTATGCCAATCGGTGCGAAAGTAACACTTCGCGGCGATAGAATGTATGAATTCCTAGACAAATTAATCGCAGTATCATTACCACGTGTACGTGACTTCCACGGTGTTTCTAAAAAAGCATTTGATGGTCGCGGAAACTACACATTAGGTATTAAAGAACAATTAATTTTCCCAGAAATCGACTATGATAAAGTAAGTAAAGTAAGAGGAATGGATATCGTTATCGTTACGACTGCGAACACAGATGAAGAAGGTCGTGAATTGTTAAAACAATTCGGTATGCCATTTCAAAAATAA
- a CDS encoding NCS2 family permease, which yields MKKYFQFDKYHTNYRREILGGLTTFLSMAYILAVNPQVLSLAGVKGIPDSMKMDQGAVFVATALAAFVGSVFMGLVARYPIALAPGMGLNAFFAFTVVLTMGIPWQIGLTGVLCSGLFFAILTMTGLRETIINAIPYEMKMAVSAGIGLFITFVGLQGSGIIVNNDSTLVTLGHLTDGKVLLAIFGILVTVILYTKKLPGAIFVGMILTSVAGLITGLIQMPHAVVGKVPSIAPTFGAAFDAFKDPSQLFTVQFLIVILTFLFIDFFDTAGTLVAVATQAGMMKDNKLPRAGRALFSDSIATIIGAIFGTTTTTSYIESTSGVAVGARTGFASIVTGLCFLLALFFSPLMAVVTSAVTAPALIVVGVLMAGNLAEIDWKKFEFAVPAFITIIMMPLSYSIATGIACGFIFYPITMLMSKRHKEVHPIMYVLMVLFILYFVFVHG from the coding sequence GTGAAAAAATATTTCCAATTTGATAAGTATCATACGAATTATCGACGTGAGATTTTAGGCGGATTAACAACTTTTTTATCTATGGCTTATATTTTAGCTGTTAACCCGCAAGTTTTAAGTTTGGCAGGCGTTAAAGGTATTCCAGACAGTATGAAAATGGATCAAGGTGCAGTATTCGTAGCAACTGCGCTTGCTGCATTTGTCGGCTCAGTTTTCATGGGACTTGTCGCCAGGTACCCCATAGCCTTAGCACCAGGTATGGGACTCAACGCTTTCTTCGCCTTTACCGTAGTATTAACAATGGGTATTCCATGGCAGATTGGTTTAACAGGAGTGCTCTGCTCCGGACTCTTCTTTGCCATACTCACCATGACCGGTTTACGGGAAACTATTATCAATGCCATACCTTATGAAATGAAAATGGCAGTCTCTGCAGGTATCGGTTTATTTATTACCTTTGTAGGTCTGCAAGGATCAGGTATTATCGTAAATAATGATTCTACCCTTGTAACATTAGGACACTTAACAGACGGCAAAGTATTACTTGCAATCTTTGGTATTTTGGTAACAGTTATTCTCTATACTAAGAAATTACCTGGCGCAATCTTCGTAGGTATGATTTTAACTTCAGTTGCTGGTTTAATTACTGGGTTAATTCAAATGCCTCATGCAGTAGTAGGGAAAGTACCAAGTATCGCACCAACATTCGGTGCAGCATTTGATGCTTTTAAAGATCCATCACAACTCTTTACAGTACAATTTCTAATTGTTATCTTAACGTTCTTATTTATTGATTTCTTCGATACAGCTGGAACATTGGTTGCTGTTGCAACACAAGCTGGAATGATGAAAGATAACAAATTGCCTAGAGCTGGTCGTGCTTTATTTTCAGACTCTATCGCAACAATTATCGGTGCAATCTTCGGTACTACAACGACAACTTCATACATTGAATCAACTTCAGGTGTAGCAGTAGGTGCACGTACTGGTTTTGCCAGCATCGTTACAGGTCTCTGTTTCTTGCTTGCCTTATTCTTCAGTCCATTGATGGCTGTAGTCACTAGTGCAGTTACAGCGCCTGCGTTAATCGTAGTAGGTGTATTGATGGCAGGAAACTTAGCGGAAATTGATTGGAAGAAATTCGAATTTGCAGTACCTGCCTTTATTACGATTATCATGATGCCTTTGTCTTATTCTATTGCAACAGGTATCGCCTGCGGATTTATTTTCTATCCAATTACAATGTTGATGTCTAAACGTCATAAAGAAGTCCATCCGATTATGTATGTATTGATGGTGCTCTTCATACTTTATTTCGTCTTTGTACATGGTTAG
- the rplV gene encoding 50S ribosomal protein L22: MEAKAVARTIRIAPRKVRLVLDLIRGKNVGEAIAILKLTNKASSPVVEKLLMSALANAEHNYDMNTDELVVKEAYANEGPTLKRFRPRAQGRASAINKRTSHITIVVSDGKEEAKEA; encoded by the coding sequence ATGGAAGCAAAAGCGGTTGCTAGAACTATCAGAATCGCACCTCGTAAAGTCAGATTAGTATTAGACTTGATCAGAGGCAAAAACGTTGGTGAAGCTATTGCCATCTTAAAATTGACAAACAAAGCTTCATCACCAGTTGTTGAAAAATTATTGATGTCCGCTTTAGCTAATGCAGAGCATAACTATGACATGAATACAGATGAATTAGTTGTAAAAGAAGCATATGCTAACGAAGGACCAACATTGAAACGTTTCCGTCCACGTGCTCAAGGACGCGCAAGTGCAATTAACAAACGTACAAGCCACATTACAATTGTCGTAAGTGACGGCAAAGAAGAAGCTAAAGAAGCTTAA
- the rplN gene encoding 50S ribosomal protein L14, with product MIQQETRLKVADNSGAREVLTIKVLGGSGRKTANIGDVIVCTVKNATPGGVVKKGEVVKAVVVRTKSGVRRKDGSYIKFDENACVVIRDDKSPRGTRIFGPVARELRDNNYMKIISLAPEVL from the coding sequence ATGATCCAACAAGAAACACGCTTGAAAGTAGCAGACAACTCTGGTGCTCGTGAAGTACTTACAATTAAAGTATTAGGCGGATCAGGACGTAAAACAGCGAACATCGGCGACGTAATCGTGTGTACTGTTAAAAATGCTACACCAGGAGGCGTTGTCAAAAAAGGCGAAGTTGTTAAAGCTGTTGTAGTTCGTACTAAATCAGGTGTTCGTCGTAAAGATGGTTCTTACATCAAATTTGATGAAAATGCATGTGTAGTTATTCGTGACGATAAAAGTCCACGCGGAACTCGTATCTTCGGACCAGTTGCCCGTGAATTACGTGACAACAACTACATGAAAATTATTTCATTAGCACCAGAAGTACTATAA
- the rplC gene encoding 50S ribosomal protein L3, with translation MTKGILGRKIGMTQVFGENGDLIPVTVVEAGQNVVLQKKTEEVDGYNAIQVGFEDKQAYKKDSKSNKYANKPAEGHAKKAGTAPKRFIREFRNINVDEYEVGQEVSVDKFEAGDIIDVTGVSKGKGFQGNIKRHGHARGPMAHGSHFHRAPGSVGMASDASKVFKGHKMPGRMGGNTVTVQNLEVVQIDTENNVILVKGNVPGPKKGLVEIKTSIKKGNK, from the coding sequence ATGACCAAAGGAATCTTAGGAAGAAAAATCGGGATGACACAAGTATTCGGTGAAAACGGAGACTTAATCCCAGTAACTGTTGTAGAAGCAGGCCAAAACGTAGTATTACAAAAGAAAACTGAAGAAGTAGACGGCTATAACGCTATCCAAGTAGGTTTTGAAGACAAACAAGCATACAAAAAAGACAGCAAGTCAAATAAATATGCTAATAAACCAGCTGAAGGTCACGCTAAAAAAGCGGGCACAGCACCTAAGCGCTTCATTCGTGAATTCAGAAACATCAATGTTGATGAATACGAAGTAGGTCAAGAAGTCTCAGTTGATAAATTTGAAGCTGGCGACATCATTGACGTAACTGGAGTATCTAAAGGTAAAGGTTTCCAAGGTAACATTAAACGTCATGGACATGCTCGCGGACCAATGGCTCACGGTTCTCATTTCCACAGAGCACCAGGTTCAGTAGGTATGGCGTCAGATGCTTCTAAAGTATTTAAAGGTCACAAAATGCCAGGCCGTATGGGTGGCAACACAGTGACAGTACAAAACTTAGAAGTTGTACAAATTGATACAGAAAACAACGTTATCTTAGTTAAAGGTAATGTACCTGGTCCTAAAAAAGGATTAGTAGAAATCAAAACTTCAATTAAAAAAGGTAATAAATAA
- a CDS encoding DNA topoisomerase III, translated as MKSLILAEKPSVARDIANAMHINQQRNGYFENNQYIVTWALGHLVTNATPEQYDKKFKEWNLAELPIIPNHMKTVVIPKTRKQFQTVKSLMLKDNVNEIIIATDAGREGELVARLILDKVHNKKPIKRLWISSITAKAIQKGFKHLKDGRAYLPLYRAALARSEADWIVGINATRALTTKYDAQLSLGRVQTPTIQLVQMRQDEIKNFRPTEYYTLEAKIAGQTFKLKSQHRIKDQQQLEQLVQRLKGHQAKITDVHSKHKKQYPAKLYSLTDLQQDAYQRYHMGAKETLNTLQSLYERHKLATYPRTDSNYLTDDMTDTFKERLQALLATEYKEQVRPLVNKKFSPKMHIINNQKVSDHHAVIPTEIRPDMNALSQREQKIYMMIAERFIENLLPPYEYDAVSVTCNIDGETFEFQDKVTTQPGFKALSAHEAAHQTPKFDKGKLYSVQHFNIQAHETTPPSYFNEGSLLKAMENPQKFFDLKDHKHSQTLKQTGGIGTVATRADIIDKLFNMNAIEARSGQIRVTSKGRQILDLAPKELTSPLLTAEWEEKLTQIEKGKYDSRAFMKEMKTFTKDIVNEIKESEQKYKHDNLTSTECPTCGKFMIKVKTKNGQMLVCQDPSCKTKKNVQRKTNARCPNCHKKMTLFGKGKQATYRCVCGHSETQEQMDKRHKNKGKNKVSKREMKKYMGKEELDNNPFQDALKNLKL; from the coding sequence ATGAAATCACTAATTTTAGCAGAGAAGCCTTCAGTTGCGAGAGATATTGCGAATGCCATGCATATTAACCAGCAACGCAATGGCTACTTTGAAAATAATCAATATATCGTAACTTGGGCGCTAGGTCATCTTGTAACCAATGCAACGCCAGAACAATACGATAAGAAATTTAAAGAGTGGAATTTAGCAGAATTGCCGATTATTCCTAATCATATGAAGACAGTAGTGATTCCTAAGACTAGAAAGCAATTTCAAACAGTTAAATCACTGATGCTGAAAGATAATGTCAATGAAATTATTATTGCGACGGATGCAGGAAGAGAAGGAGAATTGGTTGCACGGTTGATATTAGATAAAGTGCATAACAAGAAACCGATTAAGCGATTGTGGATTAGTTCAATTACTGCCAAAGCCATCCAAAAAGGATTTAAGCATTTAAAAGACGGCAGAGCTTATTTACCTTTATATCGTGCGGCATTGGCACGTAGTGAAGCGGACTGGATTGTAGGTATCAACGCAACACGTGCATTGACGACGAAATACGATGCACAATTATCCTTGGGACGTGTGCAAACTCCTACAATTCAACTGGTGCAAATGCGCCAAGATGAAATTAAGAATTTCCGTCCTACTGAGTACTACACTTTAGAAGCTAAAATAGCAGGGCAAACTTTTAAATTAAAAAGTCAACACCGTATAAAAGATCAACAACAGCTTGAACAATTAGTGCAGCGTTTGAAGGGGCACCAAGCTAAAATTACAGATGTGCATTCCAAACATAAAAAGCAATATCCCGCCAAATTATACAGCTTAACGGATTTACAACAAGACGCTTATCAACGTTATCATATGGGAGCTAAAGAAACGTTGAACACATTGCAAAGTTTATATGAACGTCATAAATTAGCTACGTATCCTAGAACGGATTCCAATTATCTTACTGATGATATGACCGATACTTTCAAAGAGCGTTTACAAGCATTACTGGCGACAGAATATAAGGAGCAAGTCCGTCCGTTAGTAAATAAGAAGTTCAGTCCGAAAATGCATATTATTAATAATCAAAAGGTCTCAGATCACCATGCGGTTATTCCTACCGAGATTCGTCCCGATATGAATGCATTAAGCCAACGTGAACAAAAAATTTATATGATGATTGCAGAGCGGTTTATTGAGAACTTACTGCCACCTTATGAATACGATGCAGTGAGTGTCACATGCAATATAGATGGGGAAACCTTTGAATTCCAAGATAAAGTAACCACACAACCAGGTTTCAAAGCGCTAAGCGCACATGAAGCTGCACATCAAACACCAAAATTCGATAAAGGTAAGCTTTATTCTGTTCAGCATTTTAATATTCAAGCGCATGAAACGACACCGCCATCTTACTTTAATGAAGGTTCTTTATTAAAAGCTATGGAAAATCCGCAAAAATTCTTTGATTTAAAAGATCATAAACATTCTCAAACCTTGAAACAAACAGGCGGTATTGGAACTGTGGCGACACGTGCAGATATTATAGATAAACTGTTTAATATGAATGCGATTGAGGCGAGAAGCGGACAAATCAGAGTCACTTCTAAAGGACGTCAAATTTTGGACTTAGCACCTAAAGAATTAACTTCTCCATTGTTAACGGCTGAGTGGGAAGAAAAACTGACTCAAATTGAAAAGGGAAAATATGATTCACGTGCTTTTATGAAAGAAATGAAAACTTTCACGAAAGATATTGTAAATGAAATTAAAGAGAGCGAACAAAAATATAAGCACGATAATCTTACCAGCACTGAGTGTCCGACTTGCGGAAAATTTATGATTAAAGTGAAAACTAAAAATGGACAAATGCTTGTATGCCAAGACCCGTCTTGTAAGACTAAGAAAAACGTACAACGTAAAACAAATGCGCGTTGTCCGAACTGTCATAAGAAAATGACATTATTCGGAAAAGGAAAACAAGCAACATATCGTTGTGTCTGCGGACATTCTGAAACACAAGAACAAATGGACAAACGACATAAAAATAAAGGCAAAAATAAAGTTTCTAAGCGTGAAATGAAAAAATATATGGGTAAAGAAGAATTAGATAACAATCCATTCCAAGATGCATTGAAGAATTTGAAATTATAA
- a CDS encoding GNAT family N-acetyltransferase, translated as MKIVELQNEQQIREAFLIVKQLRKQLEIDEYIKLVDLAREIESYKMFGLVEENELRAVIGYMPMITLYSKKSIWVCDLVTDEIHRSKGYGQILLRYVEERAEKEGYERIELSSGLEKEAAHRFYEQKTGFKKASFLFRKNI; from the coding sequence ATGAAAATAGTTGAATTACAAAATGAACAACAAATTCGAGAAGCTTTTTTAATTGTGAAACAACTTAGGAAGCAATTGGAGATTGATGAGTATATAAAACTTGTTGATTTAGCACGTGAAATAGAAAGCTATAAAATGTTTGGGTTAGTAGAAGAAAATGAATTAAGAGCAGTGATAGGATATATGCCGATGATAACTTTATATAGTAAGAAATCAATTTGGGTTTGCGATCTAGTAACCGATGAAATACACCGTTCTAAAGGATATGGTCAAATATTATTAAGATATGTTGAAGAAAGAGCTGAAAAAGAAGGCTATGAAAGAATTGAATTATCTTCAGGATTAGAAAAAGAAGCAGCTCATCGTTTCTATGAACAAAAAACGGGCTTTAAGAAAGCTAGCTTTCTTTTTAGGAAAAATATTTAA
- the rplB gene encoding 50S ribosomal protein L2 → MALKHYKPITNGRRNMTSLDFAEITKTTPEKSLLQPLPKRAGRNNQGKLTVRHHGGGHKRQYRVIDFKRNKDGITAKVDSIQYDPNRSANIALLVYADGEKRYIIAPKGLQVGQVIENGEEADIKTGNALPLANIPVGTTIHNIELKPGRGGQIARSAGASAQVLGKEGKYVLVRLRSGEVRMILSTCRATVGQVGNIQHELVNVGKAGRSRWKGIRPTVRGSVMNPNDHPHGGGEGRAPIGRPSPMSPWGKPTLGKKTRRGKKSSDKLIVRGRKRK, encoded by the coding sequence ATGGCTCTTAAACATTATAAGCCAATTACAAATGGTCGTCGTAATATGACTTCATTGGATTTCGCTGAAATCACTAAAACGACTCCTGAAAAGTCATTATTACAACCGCTACCGAAAAGAGCGGGACGTAACAACCAAGGTAAATTGACAGTACGCCATCATGGTGGCGGACACAAACGTCAATACCGTGTAATCGATTTTAAACGTAACAAAGATGGAATCACAGCTAAAGTTGATTCTATTCAATACGATCCAAACCGTTCAGCTAACATCGCATTGTTAGTATATGCAGATGGTGAAAAACGCTACATCATCGCACCTAAAGGTTTGCAAGTAGGTCAAGTTATTGAAAATGGTGAAGAAGCAGATATCAAAACTGGTAATGCTTTACCATTAGCAAACATTCCAGTAGGTACTACAATCCATAATATTGAATTAAAACCAGGTCGCGGCGGACAAATCGCTCGTTCAGCAGGTGCAAGTGCACAAGTACTTGGTAAAGAAGGTAAATACGTATTAGTAAGACTTCGTTCTGGTGAAGTACGTATGATTCTTTCAACTTGCCGTGCAACAGTAGGCCAAGTTGGTAACATCCAACACGAACTTGTTAACGTTGGTAAAGCCGGACGTTCTCGTTGGAAAGGTATTCGTCCAACTGTTCGTGGTTCTGTAATGAACCCTAACGATCACCCACACGGTGGTGGTGAAGGACGCGCTCCTATCGGTCGTCCATCTCCAATGTCACCTTGGGGTAAACCAACTCTTGGTAAGAAAACACGTCGCGGGAAAAAATCATCTGATAAACTTATCGTTCGCGGACGTAAAAGAAAATAA
- the rpsC gene encoding 30S ribosomal protein S3 produces MGQKINPIGLRVGIIRDWDAKWYAEKDFSTLLHEDLRIRKFIDNELKEASVSHVEIERAANRINIAIHTGKPGMVIGKGGSEIEKLRNKLNKLTSKRVHINVIEIKKVDLDARLVAENIARQLENRASFRRVQKQAISRAMKLGALGVKTQVSGRLGGADIARAERYSEGTVPLHTLRADIDYAHAEADTTYGKLGVKVWIYRGEVLPTKNNSEGGK; encoded by the coding sequence GTGGGTCAAAAAATTAATCCAATCGGACTTCGTGTTGGTATCATCCGTGATTGGGATGCAAAATGGTATGCTGAGAAAGATTTCTCTACATTATTACACGAAGATTTAAGAATCCGTAAGTTCATTGATAACGAATTAAAAGAAGCATCAGTTTCTCACGTAGAAATCGAACGTGCTGCAAACCGTATTAACATTGCAATCCACACTGGTAAACCAGGTATGGTAATTGGTAAAGGCGGTTCAGAAATTGAAAAACTTCGTAACAAATTAAATAAATTAACAAGCAAACGTGTACACATTAACGTAATCGAAATCAAAAAAGTTGATTTAGATGCGCGTTTAGTTGCTGAGAATATCGCACGTCAATTAGAAAACCGTGCTTCATTCCGTCGTGTACAAAAACAAGCTATTTCAAGAGCTATGAAACTAGGAGCTTTAGGTGTTAAAACTCAAGTTTCAGGTCGTTTAGGCGGAGCTGATATCGCTCGTGCTGAAAGATATTCAGAAGGAACTGTTCCACTTCACACATTGCGTGCTGACATTGACTATGCACATGCAGAAGCTGATACAACATACGGTAAACTAGGTGTTAAAGTATGGATCTATCGTGGAGAAGTTCTTCCTACTAAGAATAATAGTGAAGGAGGAAAATAA
- the rpsQ gene encoding 30S ribosomal protein S17 has protein sequence MSERNDRKVYVGRVVSDKMDKTITVLVETYKTHKLYGKRVKYSKKYKTHDENNSAKLGDIVKIQETRPLSATKRFRLVEIVEESVII, from the coding sequence GTGAGTGAAAGAAATGATCGTAAAGTATACGTAGGCAGAGTCGTTTCAGACAAAATGGACAAAACTATCACTGTACTAGTAGAAACTTACAAAACTCATAAATTATACGGTAAACGAGTAAAATATTCTAAAAAATATAAAACTCATGATGAAAACAATTCAGCTAAATTAGGAGACATCGTTAAAATTCAAGAAACTCGTCCTTTATCAGCAACAAAACGTTTTCGTTTAGTAGAAATTGTTGAAGAATCAGTAATTATTTAA
- the rplX gene encoding 50S ribosomal protein L24 — protein sequence MHIKKGDNVIVISGKDKGKTGVVQATEPKKDRVVVEGVNIIKKHQKPTQFNPEGGILETEAPIHVSNVQLLDPKTNEPTRVGYKVVDGKKVRIAKKSGEEIKSNN from the coding sequence ATGCATATCAAAAAAGGTGACAACGTAATCGTTATCTCAGGTAAAGATAAAGGTAAAACAGGTGTAGTTCAAGCTACAGAACCTAAAAAAGACCGTGTCGTTGTGGAAGGTGTAAACATCATTAAAAAGCACCAAAAACCGACTCAATTCAATCCAGAAGGTGGAATCTTAGAAACAGAAGCACCAATTCATGTTTCTAACGTACAATTATTAGACCCTAAAACTAATGAACCAACACGTGTTGGCTATAAAGTAGTAGATGGTAAAAAAGTTCGTATCGCTAAAAAATCAGGCGAAGAAATCAAATCTAATAATTAA
- a CDS encoding type Z 30S ribosomal protein S14, producing the protein MAKKSMVVKQSKKQKFPVREYTRCERCGRPHSVYRKFKLCRICFRELAYKGQIPGVRKASW; encoded by the coding sequence GTGGCTAAAAAATCAATGGTTGTAAAACAATCTAAAAAACAAAAATTCCCAGTTCGCGAATATACGCGTTGTGAACGTTGTGGTCGTCCACATTCTGTATACCGCAAATTTAAATTATGCCGTATCTGTTTCCGTGAATTAGCTTACAAAGGCCAAATCCCTGGCGTACGTAAAGCTAGCTGGTAA
- the rplP gene encoding 50S ribosomal protein L16: protein MLLPKRVKYRRQHRPKTTGRSKGGNFVTFGEYGLQAITTSWITSRQIESARIAMTRYMKRGGKVWIKIFPHTPYTKKPLEVRMGAGKGAVEGWIAVVKPGRILFEVAGVPEEVAREALRLASHKLPVKTKFVKREELGGESNES, encoded by the coding sequence ATGTTACTACCAAAACGTGTTAAATATCGTCGTCAACATCGTCCAAAAACTACAGGACGTTCTAAAGGCGGTAACTTCGTAACATTCGGTGAGTATGGATTACAAGCAATTACAACTTCTTGGATCACATCTCGTCAAATCGAATCTGCTCGTATTGCGATGACTCGTTATATGAAACGTGGCGGGAAAGTTTGGATCAAAATCTTCCCTCATACACCTTACACTAAAAAACCTTTAGAAGTACGTATGGGTGCTGGTAAAGGTGCAGTTGAAGGCTGGATCGCAGTAGTTAAACCAGGTAGAATCTTATTTGAAGTTGCAGGCGTGCCAGAAGAAGTTGCTCGTGAAGCATTACGTTTAGCAAGTCACAAACTTCCAGTAAAAACTAAGTTTGTAAAACGTGAAGAATTGGGTGGTGAATCAAATGAAAGCTAA
- the rplD gene encoding 50S ribosomal protein L4, protein MANYDVLKVDGSKAGSVELSDSVFAIEPNKDVLFEAINLQRASLRQGTHSVKNRSAVRGGGRKPWRQKGTGRARQGTIRAPQWRGGGIVFGPTPRSYSYKMPKKMRRLALRSALSFKVQENGFKVIDAFGLEAPKTKEFTNVLSNLELPKKVLVVTESEDVNVELSARNIPGVQITTVNGLNVLDITSADSVLITEAAAKKVEEVLG, encoded by the coding sequence ATGGCAAATTATGATGTATTAAAAGTAGACGGATCAAAAGCAGGTTCAGTTGAATTAAGCGACTCAGTATTCGCTATTGAACCAAACAAAGATGTTCTTTTCGAAGCAATCAATTTACAACGTGCTTCATTACGCCAAGGTACTCATTCTGTTAAGAATCGTTCTGCAGTACGCGGCGGTGGACGTAAACCATGGAGACAAAAAGGTACAGGACGTGCGCGTCAAGGTACAATCCGTGCTCCACAATGGCGTGGCGGCGGTATCGTATTCGGACCGACTCCAAGAAGCTATTCATACAAAATGCCTAAGAAAATGCGTCGTTTAGCATTACGTTCTGCATTATCTTTCAAAGTGCAAGAAAATGGATTCAAAGTAATTGATGCATTCGGTTTAGAAGCACCAAAAACAAAAGAATTCACAAATGTATTATCTAATTTAGAATTACCTAAAAAAGTTTTAGTTGTAACTGAATCAGAAGATGTAAATGTTGAATTATCAGCACGTAATATCCCTGGTGTTCAAATTACAACTGTAAACGGATTAAACGTATTAGACATCACTAGCGCTGACAGTGTATTAATTACAGAAGCAGCTGCTAAAAAAGTTGAGGAGGTGCTCGGATAA